A genomic region of Zea mays cultivar B73 chromosome 6, Zm-B73-REFERENCE-NAM-5.0, whole genome shotgun sequence contains the following coding sequences:
- the LOC103630579 gene encoding F-box protein At5g46170 — protein MSEDPVGSRRWRCDLGGDERWLSGAAGDDQFDRLPDALLLVIFNRIGDVKALGRCSLVSRRFHELVPLVDSVLVRVDCVIPDEPPSSSSSSSTPSSPTASVRARGVFSQIARIVLGGIVKPIQALGQILSPANSASGFPASAASSLSSSSSSSSPLPAGDVSHHSPSEVLRSFKELRHLRIELPAGELGMDDGVMLKWKADFGSTLGSCVILGASSASPSPSPSSAGSDSPSAAPSDDSGHTEPDECDDSGSIPESFYTNGGFKLRVVWSISSLIAAAARHYLLQPIIADHMTLETLDLTDADGQGVLTMDKCQLQELRVRPVSTSRGSHRTLMPELCMWLWYAPCIELPGGLLLNGATLVAIKPSEEGTGDTVWNETADAAWVLDAFEEPYRTAAKMLLKRRTYSLEMNSF, from the coding sequence ATGTCCGAAGATCCCGTGGGATCCCGCCGCTGGCGGTGCGACCTCGGCGGCGACGAGCGCTGGCTCTCGGGGGCCGCTGGCGACGACCAATTCGACCGCCTCCCGGACGCGCTCCTCCTCGTCATCTTCAACCGCATCGGCGACGTCAAGGCGCTCGGCCGCTGCTCCCTCGTCTCCCGCCGCTTCCACGAGCTCGTGCCCCTCGTCGACTCCGTCCTCGTCCGCGTCGACTGCGTTATCCCCGACGAGCCCCcctcctcctcgtcctcctcGTCAACGCCGTCCTCTCCTACGGCGTCCGTGCGCGCCCGCGGGGTCTTCTCACAGATTGCGCGCATCGTGCTCGGCGGCATCGTGAAGCCCATCCAGGCGCTTGGTCAGATCCTCTCACCCGCCAACTCCGCCTCCGGCTTTCCGGCATCCGCCGCTTCGTCgctatcgtcgtcgtcgtcctcctcctcgccACTGCCTGCTGGGGACGTGTCGCACCACTCGCCATCGGAGGTGCTCCGTTCCTTCAAGGAGCTCCGCCACCTTCGCATCGAGCTCCCAGCGGGCGAGCTCGGCATGGACGATGGCGTGATGCTCAAGTGGAAGGCTGACTTCGGGTCCACACTGGGCAGCTGCGTCATCCTTGGAGCATCCTCAGCCTCGCCGTCGCCCTCCCCCTCCTCAGCTGGCTCAGATAGTCCGAGCGCCGCTCCCTCTGATGACAGTGGCCACACCGAGCCTGATGAATGTGACGATTCAGGAAGCATCCCTGAGTCGTTCTACACAAATGGGGGGTTTAAGCTGCGAGTGGTTTGGTCAATCAGCTCATTGATTGCGGCCGCCGCGAGGCATTACTTGCTGCAGCCGATCATTGCTGATCACATGACGCTCGAGACATTGGACCTGACAGATGCTGATGGTCAGGGAGTGCTCACCATGGACAAGTGCCAACTGCAGGAGCTGAGGGTGAGACCGGTGTCAACATCTAGGGGCTCACACCGGACGCTCATGCCAGAGCTTTGCATGTGGCTGTGGTATGCACCATGTATTGAGCTGCCTGGGGGGTTGTTGCTGAATGGTGCAACGCTGGTGGCCATCAAGCCAAGTGAGGAAGGAACAGGGGACACAGTTTGGAATGAAACTGCTGATGCAGCCTGGGTGTTGGATGCATTCGAGGAGCCATATAGAACAGCGGCGAAGATGCTTCTCAAGCGAAGGACCTACAGCCTTGAGATGAATTCATTCTAA